Genomic DNA from Oncorhynchus tshawytscha isolate Ot180627B linkage group LG04, Otsh_v2.0, whole genome shotgun sequence:
TCATCTGCTACGTCCTCTGCCGTCTGAGATTCAGCCACCTCGTCCTCTGCCGTCTGAGATTCAGCCACCTCGTCCTCTGCCGTCTGAGATTCAGCCACCTCGTCCTCTGCCGTCTGAGATTCAGCCACCTCGTCCTCTGCCGTCTGAGATTCAGCCACCTCGTCCTCTGCCGTCTGAGATTCAGCCACCTCGTCCTCTGCCGTCTGAGATTCAGCCACCTCGTCCTCTGCCGTCTGAGATTCAGCCACCTCGTCCTCTGCCGTCTGAGATTCAGCCACCTCGTCCTCTGCCGTCTGAGATTCAGCCACCTCGTCCTCTTCTGTCTGGGAGTCAGCTACTGCTTCTACAGTCTGTGATTTGGACACCTTCTGTCTCACTGAGTCCTCTCTCTGCCCAGCAGAACCAGCCAAATCCTCTCCATCTTTGTTGTCTAATTCCATCTTGTCCTCATTTTGTTCCCCTACCTCCTCCATAACTTTCTCATCCTCATCCTTCATTCCTCCCATTTCTCGCTGGATCTGTGTTCCTGTGATGGTGTCTTTGTCCTGGGTGGTGATAGTGAAGGTTGTTGCTGTGTCAACAGGCAGGGAGTAGAGCGCTGTGTTGCTGGTGATGATGTCATGGGTGATGTCAGGAGCGGTGAGGTCACTCTGTCCCAAGGTGAACCCCTCAGACCGAACGGTCTCACTGAGACCCTGCTGATCCTCCCTAACACTCAGCTCTGaaaaacagggagggaggtgggcgtgggaagagaaaaagagaggcggAAGAACTAGGTTTAAGTTCTACTCTTCACACAAAATGTAGTCTTACATAAGTCTCAATTTCATATTGTTCCAGGTAATTTAAGTACATATCAAACAATATAATACACAGAACAAAAGACAAACAGAAATATAAGGGGGGAAGAAATGAGATAGGATGCAGAGGAAGGGGCTTACCAGAGTCTCCACCCATCGCCGCCAGTCGATTCTGTAGGGCCTCGTCAAACTCCTCAAGGCAAATTTTTTTACGATTTGTTACCTTCCTTTGAAATCCCCTTTTCTCAGTCCGAACATCCACAAAGGGTGTTTTCAGGGAGAAGGTGATAGAGCTAGAAAATGTGTGAGAACACAGCCTCAGTTACATTTCTGACATTCACCACTGAAATTCAATGAGTAGAAGTTTTTCCAATTTGCAGCTCTTTACTTTGGAGAGGCAGAAGACAGGGGTGAGAGGTCTTTTTCTGTTGCACTGCCACCTTCAGCCTGTCCATCTGCAAAAAAAGAATCCAAACATAAAATTCTATCAGAAAATGAATACATCCATCAtcagactcctaaccaacaggctatgagacagcttctacccccaggccataaTACTGCTAAATAGGCATAAGACTATTAAATAGTGAGTCCATGTAGCCATGAATTATATGCATTGATCCGTTCTTGCACTGATTACACTactattcaaaagtttggggtcactcagacatttctttgttttttaaagaaaaacaattttttgttaatgttgttaatgactattgtagctggaaaaggctgattttagtggaatatctacataagagTACAGAGGCCCATACAGGcccgtacagaggcccattatcagcaaccatcactcatgtgttccaatggcacattgtgttagctaatccaagattatcattttaaaatggctaattgatcatcagaaaacccttttgcaattatgttagcacagctgaaaactgtttaaagaagcaataaaacaggcctttcattttttaaattgaaccttttttttaaaactaggcaagtcagttaagaacaaattcttatttacaacgacagcctaggaacagtgggttaactgccttgttcaggggcagaacaacagatgtttgccttatcagctcagggattcgatctagcaacctttctgttactggcccaatgctctaaccactaggctacccaccaatccattaaatagtacccgcaaaacaccagtctcagtgaagaggcgactccgggatgctggccttctaggcagagttgcaaataaaaagccatatctcagactggccaataaaaagaaaagattaagatgggcaaaagagactggacagacactggacagaggaactctgcctagagggccagcatcccggagtcgcctcttcactattgatGTTGCGACtaggaggtcgaccgattatgatttttcaatgccgataccgattattggaggaccaaaaaaagcaaaCACAGATTAAAAGGACGATTAAAATTTTTTGtactaatgacaattacaacaatactgaatgaacacttattttaacttaatataatacatcaataaaatcaatttagcctcaaataaataatgaaacatgttcaatttggtttaaataatgcaaaaacaaagtgttggagaagaaagtaaaagtgcaatatgtgccatgtaagaaagctaacgattaagttccttgctcagaacatgagaacatatgaaagctggtggttccttttaacatgagtcttcaatattcccaggtaagaagttttaggttatagttattataggactatgtctctctataccatttgtatttcattaacctttgactattggatgttcttataggcactttagtattgccagtgtaacagtatagcttccgtccctctccacACTCCTACCtgtgctcgaaccaggaacacaacgacaacagccaccctcgaagcagcgttacccatgcagagcaaggggaacaacaactccaagtctcagagcgagtgacgtttgaaacgctattagcgcacaccccgctaaccatttcacatcagttacactagcctcatctcgggagttggtaggcttgaagtcataaacagctgctggcaaacgcacaaaaatgctgtttgaatgaatgcttacgaacctgctggtgcctaccatcgctcagtcagactgtcaaatcaaatctatcAAATTATAGACTTAATAGACTTAGActtaacatgataacacacagaaatacgagccttaggtcattaatatggtcgaatccggaaactatcatctcaaaaacaagatgtttattctttcagtgaaatacggaaccgttccgtattttatctaacgggtggcatccataagtctaaatactcctgttacattgcacaaccttcaatgttgtcataattacgtaaaatgcTGGCAAatcaggcggcccaaactgttgcatatacactgactctgcgtgcaatgaacgcaagagaagtgacacaatttcacctggttaatattgcctgctaacctggatttcttttagctaaatatgcaggtttaaaaatatatacttctgtgtattgattttaagaaaggcattgatgtttatggttaggtacacattggagcaacgatacccaccacatcgattatatgtaacgcaggacacgctagataaacaagtaatattatcaaccatgtgtagttaactagtgattatgattgattgatagattttttttttttgaagattAGTTtattgctagctagcaacttactgcattcgtgtaacaggcagtctcctcgtggggtgcaattagaggcaggtagttagagcattggactagttaactgtaaggttgcaagattgaatcccccgagctgacaaggtaaaaaatctgttgttctgcccctgaacgaggcagttaacccaccgttcctaggccgtcattgaaaataagaatgtgttcttaactgacttgactagttaaataaagattaaataaaggtgtccaaaaatacagatttccgattgttatgaaaacttgaaaccgGCCCTAATTttttggccattccgattaattggtcgacctctagttgagactggtgttttgcgggtactatttaatgaagctgccagttgaggacttgtgaggagtctgtttctcaaactagaccctctaatgtacttgtcctcttgctcagttgtgcaccggggccacccactcctctttctattctggttagagccagtttgcgctgttctgtgaagggataaatccacagcgttgtacaagaccttcagtttcttggcaatttcgcACATggaatttctcagaacaagaatagactgacgagtttcagaagaaagttctttgtttctggtcattttgagcctgtcatcaaacccacaaatgctgatgctcctgatactcaactagtctaaagaaggcccgttttattgcttctttaaatcaggacatcagttttcagctgtgctaacataattgcaaaagggttttgtaaTGATAAATTAGTCTTAAAATGATCAACTTTCGATTAGCTAACACgtggcattggaacacaggagtgatggttgctgataatgggcctcagtatgcctatgtagatattccataaagaaatctgccgtttccagctacaatagtcatttacaacattaactatgtctacactgtatttctgatcaattttaggTTATTTTAATtggcaaaaaaatgtgctttcctttcaaaaacaaggacatttctaagtgaccccaaacttttgaatggtagtgtatatgcaCTTACAATACTAATATACGGCTCATAAGCAAACATTtaatggtaaagtctacacctgttgtatttgcaGAATGtaataaatacaatttaatttaaaCATGAACCCATGAAAAGTGGAATTGTCAGTGGGTCAAAATGAGTGGAACAGAAAATTTCTTCTCATATAGAGCAGTTAACCAGTATGTTTAATCACACCCTCTAACACGTTCAGAACATGCTCCAGTTACAGATGTCACACAAACttaaccatgcacacacactgtacagtgcCAACCCTGACCTTACCTTCATGTTCAAGCTGCCTGTTGAATGCTGTTATGTTGAGACTCCGACGTGGTCGCTTCCTGCTTAGTCCCTTCACCGTATTTGACAGGTTTACTGTGGTGGTCATGTCAGGGAAATCCAAGTCAGACAGCCCTGTACTAGGAGGCACAAACAAAAACAAGGTGTAAACGCACATACACATCACCACACCAATAATGCAGAGGGCTGTGTGTCCTGAGTGCACCTCTGAGGATATCGTCCTTGTCTGTCAGCATACCTTGGGCGGTTGCTGTGAAGACTGGAGTTTGTGGAGGGCAGCTCTGGCTCCTTCTTGACTGGCCGGTCCTGAACCAGAAGGGATGTCTCCGGCTCTGACCaatcagagaggagacagaagagcgACAAAGATCACTGAACAACGGGCCCTAATGTGCCCATGATGAGCATATAATAACACATCCATCTTACTGCTAGTCAATAATAAAGGCACTGACCCACACACTGTGACGACAACACTCACCTGTCTGCAGGATCCCCCTGAGTAGGTATCTAGGTGTGATGTCATCATCATAGAGAAGTGAGGCTGTGGCTGGTGCAGGCGTGTTTATCTTCCTGACTCCCTCTGATATAGTCCGCCTCTTACTGGGTGGCACTGGCAGGGTAAACCTGGAAGTGCTCTGTAAGAAAAAGACAAATGCAGATGAACTCAACACAAGCCTTGTTTAAAACAGTTTCTCTGCccaacacagacaaacaaacagaaagacagaTCTTCAAAGTAACACCGAGCAGACACTACAGGAGTGTCAAACTAAGACATGCTGTCTTGACAAGGATGTGATTCCATAGCTAGAACGAGCTGTGGCTCAAAGCAGCCTCAAACattttcagtcagacattcaTGCTTGCTCTACAGAGTTGAAATATCTAACCAAAACATTTTTAATTGAATAACATTGTGTGTAAAGAGCTGGAACGATTTGACAGTTTGGCAAGGACAAACACATACTAGTAGTATTCATCGCTCCTGCTCGAGAGTACACATTCTGGGTGATGCGATACAATGTCATCATCTCACTGGCACCTTCTCAGGAgagctctcattggctattgctGATCACTGTTCTCAAATATTGTCATTGCATATGTCACACTACAAGAACATTGCAGATTTTGTGCAGATAAAATCAAACATGTTTGAAAATATTAGGATGTCAAAGACAGGATCGGAGCCCTCTGATTGCGTCTCTGACCCGCCTACATTAAACAAGCGTAGCTGATGGCCACGCACCCAGAGTAGGCAAGGACATTGGGATTTTGTCTCCGATCTCAAACACTTGTCTGAGACAGCAAAAATTGGGGCCAAAAATCACAGTGTAGACCCGGCTTAACCGGACCTCATGAAGCTTCTTTTTGATGCTCTGTTTGAGGGCCTCCTGTGGTGTAAGGGTCCCAACATCACTCTTCCTTAGTCTGATACTACGTCTGACTCTGGACCCCGGGGACTGGAACTGAGCCTGGGAGGCACTAGAGAGGACATAACACATATGGCTTATTCCGTTAAAATGACACATTTTATCTCGAGATATCACAGTTGACAAGAGAGAGCCTTTCAAACTAACACTCGACAACCGCTTGCCAAAGCAAGTTTAGTTGATAGATAGTAGTAGGTACTGTGGGTGACACTTTTCGACAGTGTTGATTTACCTGCGGGTAATTGGGGACCTGGAGGACTCCGTATGAATTACACTTTGCAGGAGAACTCGAGCAGACACGTCCTCGTCTACAGAATCCATGGCATAACGTTCAGTCTGTCGAAACAGAAGAAGTCAACGTTTTATCAATATTCTGGAAATAATTGACATGCTGTCATCtttaattagctagctaactactggTTTAgtacttgctagctaacgttaatgcaAATAAACACATAGCTTACTACTTCTGAAAGTAAGTGGGGCGACTAACGCGTTAAATTTAACTTCGCTAACGGAttaaattaaataattaaataaaactTAGCTAAGTTAGCTGTCCATGCTAAGTTAGCTATCCATGCTAGGCTAAAGTTAGATATATCACTGACTAACACAATCAAGGAATTCTACCGAGTCGTGTTCACGATACGTTAGATTCGTGTCGCCTCTTTATGTGGAAAATCACCGTTTTGATGTGCTATTTTATGAAAGTATCCTAAGCTTGCTAGGATACaatcaaataaatacaataaaaagcTTGCTAGCTGGTGTTTACCTTTCAGCGGGTGGCTCCCGCGTTTAAAATTCAAGTGAAAACTCGCGAGATGAGAGTTTATGGAATGCATTATGGGACTTGTAGTTTATTTAAGTTCTTAGTTCTGATTCACGCTTGCTTGGAAAGCAGTAATAATGGATACAATAGTTAAACATCTATCAACATAATAAAAGTCTGCGACATTATATACAAATACGTCTAAAAACATATTAATTGTGCGCAACACTGAACAAAATGTCATATTTTTGGGGCTACCTGCTTAGACACAAAACAGGAAGTTGTAAGCATTGTGGGACGTGTAGTTCCGCTTCGAGGCCGATCGGCTTGATAACAACGCGAGGAAGAACGAAACAAAAATAAATTAGACAAAACTTCAATAGAATAACAAGTTTATCAGATTTTCGTTGGAATAAACATGCCTGGATTCACCTGCTGTGTCCCTGGCTGCTACAACAACTCTCATCGGGACAGAGAGCTGCGGTTCTACACATTTCCAAAGGATACCACGCAAAGGGAGATTTGGCTCAAGAACATCTCCCGGGCCGGGGTGAGCGGCTGTTTTAGTACCTTCCAACCCACTACGGGACACCGCGTCTGTAGCGTACACTTTCCCGGTGGCAGAAAGACCTATACCGTTCGAGTACCGACGCTCTTCCCGCTGAGAGGAGTGAATGAACGCAAGAATCGAAGGGGCAGGAACAGGAAAGCGTCTGCGGCGGCTCCTGTTCCAGCCCCCAGTCCAGGCAGCATTGTCATCACCAACGTTGTTTCGACAGCCCCAGATGCCGTTGAGACCGCTCAGAGCGATGCAGTCACCGACATAGCTGCTACTGATGGCCCTATCCTGGTGCAGATCGGTCCGGACGGCGAATACCTCGGACCAGTAAATCCAGCCGCGCAGGGTGACGGGTCCTGTTTTACTGCAGTCGTCTCCAGCTCCACTGACCTGGCCAGGGGCGACTATCCCCCTGCAGACTCCGCGGCCACTGCCCAGCAGCAGACTGTGCAGTACTACAGCGTTGTCAGCAACCCGCTGGACCACGCGTACTCGCTGACCACCGGGACCACCTCGGCCGAACTGCTTCGGAAGCTGAACGAGCAGCGGGACATCATCGCACTCATGGAAGTGAAAATGAAGGAGATGAAGGCAACCATCCGCCAGCTGCGCGTGACCGAGGCCAAGCTACAGGAGGAGGTGCGCGAGCGGGACCGTTTGCTGTCGGCAGGAGCAGCGGTAAAGAAAATGTGACCATCATTCCCACCCAAATGATGGATAACTAAAGACCGTCGCGACCTAAGACTCTAACGTGAGATGAAGGGGTCCGTGGAGAACAGAGCAAACCCTCTTTTTTACGAAAGCGATGAGAATTTATTTTCAATAGAGGGATAGCAACTTGTTGGTCTACTAATGCTATTTTTGGCTAGCTAGTTGATAGTAATAATCCCATAGTTGCCTATAAAACATTGCCCAGTTTAGTCCACCCATGTGTTTGCTAAGTGCAAGCAGCCTTTTAGGAGAGTGTAAAATCATTGACGAATGAGTTCTTGTGGATCGCCTGGCTGCAACTCTATAGCTTACTTTCGACAGAACATTTAAAGGGAGATGGGGGAATTATTAGGCCATTGTTTTGTTGTTAAgctgtttgtgtttgtatgtcaGTGTCTGCAGTTGAATTCTCCTTGCAGTATATTAAACACCAGCTTTTCAGCTCAGAGGCCATCCTCCAAAACAAGGTTGCTTTGTGACTCTAACTGTGGGAAGATGTGTTGTGCATCATGAaagtatgtgtgtttatcaggtgCCTATTTCCACCAGAGACCTGGCTTGATCCATGGCTCCATCTGGTTGTAAGACTTTAACACCACCTAGAGGTTCACTGTGAATGGTGTCTCAACCTTCTCCTCCCAAATGGTTTGATACAGTATCTGCAGTTGGCACTCACATATGGATATTATGTTAACCTCTGACTGTTGAACTTTGACCTGACAGCAATGACTGTTCTGAAACTTAAACCATATCCATTTGAAGTAAATTTCATTTTAAAATAATATATCCTGCGTTGTTTCTTTATctgtttaaattgttgcatgcgTGTTATTATGAGTGTTACTAATTTCTTGGATATAGCTCAGTAGGCTGGATAGTGACATTGGTGCAGTGACCTGGATCATATCATGCAGTTGATGTCTATCATTTCTATTCCCCTTTTCAATTGAAACAGACATTCTTTTACAGAAATCCACTAAAGTGAACACCATAGGGATCTAGAATCATGACTtaatcttatcttgattattggcCTGACGTATGTATGGTCAAGTTCTGCAAAaaatacctagttaagctgcagctggcccagaacagagccgCACTTCTTGCTCTTCATtataatcagagggctaatattaatactatgaaTGCCAgtttctcttggctaagagttgaagaAAGACTGACTGCTTCACTTCTTGTTCTTATAAGAAATGTGTTGAACATTTCTAATTGTTTActtagtcaacttacacacagcactgacacacacacttaccccaccagacatgccgcTAGGGGTCTTGTCACAGTCCCCAGATCCAAAACAAATTCAAGTAAATGTACAgcattatacagagccatgagtgcacggaactcccttccatcttatatagagcaagtgaacagcaaacctgttttcaaaaaacaaataaagcaacatcTGATGGCACACTGCCTGTCCCCCATGTGAACTACTTGTTGTGTGTTtctactgacatgtatgtgtaactgatagatacacacacactacatagtaatgtttttaaatgtaaatggTAAGGTCTTTTGcctgtaatgtatttttcgttatgcattggaccccagtaagactagctgtcgccattgtcGTCTGCTAATGGGGAtcataataaatcaaattaaatgacgAGCTCACATTAAGGAATATCTGGTATGGGgagttcattttttaaaataaagtttGAATCCTCTCACCAGACCTGCAGCACTATAGAGAAACTGTAGATGGCACTACACTACAGCTTGGACATCAATGTCACTGGACTTTCCCCTCCCCattctgtctgtctagtgtcCACCCCTATTGTCATCTTTTCTCTATCTCCTTTGGCGGATCATGGTCCACTATCTTACCTTCCTTTGTTATATGGGACCTTGTGCATTCTCGCCCCTCCCCTGTGTCACTTAGCATCAGAAAACTATTGTATTATTTTGATGTAGATTATATGTATTAGTGATTTATCTTTAGCAAAGACTAATTCTAAACCATTTatcatagttaaataaaggttaaataaaaacaattttaaaaaagagAGATGTGGTGAGCATTGCAACGTAGGAGGCGTGGCGACAGTTTTTCATGCGAATATTTTAAAATCCGCATAAAAACAATacgcgcattttcccaccagatatgtttccatcaaattgacttattgctgataaaaggctgtgcgtgatgacgtagtacacataaAAATAAATTTTGTGGTTCAATTCCCATGTGCCGTATAAAAAACagaagttaaatgggtttccaccgaattttcaactctactgatggttttctcacaaaCTATGATGCGTTATATAGCGAGTGTGCCCACTTGAGACGTGCGCTCTAGCGGTGTTGGCTAGAGCTcatgtatagcctacatagtgAGATTATTATtgatttgtcaaatggcagccaaacATCGACCATCATGTCACCATAacaagaccctcgatatttattggaaaggagcatcaagctcatcaccttgcactttcaccaccctgtgaaattcatcataatttatttaatctgtagcctaataaactgtatggtttcccaaatcgtagtgggaggaccacacatgtCATAGCGTGACTCCAAGTTTTTCCCATATGATGGTTATTGTATCAATATTCGCGCATAAAAGCGTTTCAATCGACATAtctcgcataattcattttactggcacaaaaagatcccactATACCTAGCGGATTGAGTTTCATCAACATTTGGAATGTTTCCCGGAaaatgttctgtttccatcaggctgGTCATGAAATGTTTATATTCGACATGTACTTTACCAGTATAAAAAGGTTTAATGGAAACCTCCTTAATTTGTATGGATTTAAAAGCACTGGACAGTCAAAAAACACATTGAGGGATGTCAAATTATACAGTGTAGATTAAGGAAAGGAGACGAGGAGGCCAAGTAAGAGTATTGATATGCACCCTCAGTCTTCTGACCAGACCACTCAAGAGGCTCCACTGCTGGTTTGCAAAGGGTTTGTCTGAGGGTTGACGCCTCACATGAAAGCCAAGAGCTGTTTCCCAGGGTTGGTaacctgtatgtgtgtatgtttgttagAGACTGTGTATAATGGGTGTGTTTGAATATTCTGTGTTCATTGCATTGCTAGTTATTTTGGAGTTTAAAGACCAATGATGTGTGTAAACTGGATGACTGACTATGCAGTGTTTGAATATATGTATATTTGTTCAACTGACATGGGTACAGGAATTatctgtgtgacagagagagagagagagagagagatgaatggataGAGGGAGGTTCCTGATCCTAATCTGGATTTATTCTCTACCCCAGGTCCCAGTAGAGTTATGTAATGACTTAATCTAGGCCTGTCAATCAAATTTACACAACTCTCCCTTCATATTTTTTACAAAACAAACAATTCATGAAATCCTCTATCAAACAATCCCATGCCAAAGCTCTCAGTGGTCATCGTGTGACTTGTGTAAGTGACCACACTGCCATGCATCGTTCCAAGTGGATTTGCCTCTATTTGTAAGGATATTACATTAGCTTTTGTGGCACATTTCTTCCTTTGGTTATGTTAAACCTGTTTAGCCTTGTTTGCCCCTGTGGATTTCGTTAGCCCCTGTGTACTCTGGTTCTATAACCTATACTGTCCTTGCTTTTCATTGTTAGATATTGTTCTTCTCTATTCTCTGAACAACCATAGAGATAAAGCACATACACTTTATCTGACCATAGTGTCCCTACATCTTAATCTACATAAACCGACCCTCAAATCTATATAAAGATGCCATCCATTGAACTGTGGGAGATTAAACACAAGTGTGACGATTGCGGCTCTCAGCTTCCTGCCATGCTGAGACCCTTATTCTGAAATCAGATAGTCAGGGATATTGTGTACAGGACCAGTATGGGGTTGCCTGTCTTTAgaacaaaaaatacattccatgTGTCCTAATCTCAATCCCTGCTTCCAGTTGTCATTCTGATTGTCATTCtgacggtaacacacacacacacacacacacacacacacacacacacacacacacacacacacacacacacacacacacacacacacacacacacacacacacaacacacacaaacacagacacagacacagacacagacacacacacacacacatcagagggGCATAGCAGGTATCTccagaggcaga
This window encodes:
- the thap11 gene encoding THAP domain-containing protein 11; the encoded protein is MPGFTCCVPGCYNNSHRDRELRFYTFPKDTTQREIWLKNISRAGVSGCFSTFQPTTGHRVCSVHFPGGRKTYTVRVPTLFPLRGVNERKNRRGRNRKASAAAPVPAPSPGSIVITNVVSTAPDAVETAQSDAVTDIAATDGPILVQIGPDGEYLGPVNPAAQGDGSCFTAVVSSSTDLARGDYPPADSAATAQQQTVQYYSVVSNPLDHAYSLTTGTTSAELLRKLNEQRDIIALMEVKMKEMKATIRQLRVTEAKLQEEVRERDRLLSAGAAVKKM
- the LOC112264206 gene encoding centromere protein T, whose translation is MSGGLPKQFGRGGPGGQRVRVVQRVADNAVVLHSLLLGSGRGVCRGIVAPGQTERYAMDSVDEDVSARVLLQSVIHTESSRSPITRSASQAQFQSPGSRVRRSIRLRKSDVGTLTPQEALKQSIKKKLHESTSRFTLPVPPSKRRTISEGVRKINTPAPATASLLYDDDITPRYLLRGILQTEPETSLLVQDRPVKKEPELPSTNSSLHSNRPSTGLSDLDFPDMTTTVNLSNTVKGLSRKRPRRSLNITAFNRQLEHEDGQAEGGSATEKDLSPLSSASPNSITFSLKTPFVDVRTEKRGFQRKVTNRKKICLEEFDEALQNRLAAMGGDSELSVREDQQGLSETVRSEGFTLGQSDLTAPDITHDIITSNTALYSLPVDTATTFTITTQDKDTITGTQIQREMGGMKDEDEKVMEEVGEQNEDKMELDNKDGEDLAGSAGQREDSVRQKVSKSQTVEAVADSQTEEDEVAESQTAEDEVAESQTAEDEVAESQTAEDEVAESQTAEDEVAESQTAEDEVAESQTAEDEVAESQTAEDEVAESQTAEDEVAESQTAEDEVAESQTAEDVADEGGQVVEEGQEKRLISQSLTHNAMHISRRAYCSEGGVKVAGVIEGGRGYKSMGAALYPTETGWAGRRSEGDTAGEWHNGPEVGASESAHTRTVTLGSVPPSPLPQEDELEGLSRTGTSLGNEEMENSMPPLEITFEPENNAPHSSNSSLHPITAQSPAEHEEDWDDVEEGDGIRSEELSMKTPAFVREKRNALPIDPLATPTVLKDLQPSVSAGAAAVVKPKAVRGKRTGSAKKDPGLSKSYIMSVFKHFAKTKVSTDVYPVLKEIMERYFDRLADDLETFAAHAKRKTIEVEDVELLMRRQGFVTDIMPVNVLIEKYLPMESRKLLIPVATSGNYVIPKPRRK